A window of Pararhizobium gei contains these coding sequences:
- a CDS encoding conjugal transfer protein TrbD translates to MGEPHSALQRNRIHRALSRPNLLMGADRELLLVTGLVAIILIFVVLTLYSALFGMAIWFVIVGALRMMAKSDPLMRHVYVRHLRYRHHYLPTSSPWRRF, encoded by the coding sequence ATGGGTGAGCCGCATTCCGCTCTCCAACGCAATCGCATTCACCGCGCTCTTTCACGACCGAACCTGCTGATGGGGGCAGACCGGGAGCTTCTGCTTGTCACAGGGCTGGTGGCAATCATCCTGATCTTCGTCGTGCTCACCCTATATTCCGCGCTGTTCGGCATGGCCATCTGGTTCGTGATCGTCGGCGCACTGCGCATGATGGCAAAATCCGATCCCCTCATGCGTCATGTCTATGTGCGGCATTTGCGCTACCGGCATCACTACCTGCCCACGTCTTCGCCGTGGCGACGTTTCTAG